Part of the Pedobacter roseus genome is shown below.
GGAAACCTTTTCCTTTTACCAAATCGTTAAGCTCAACAAACTGCATTTCGAAACGGGTATCCGGCTTATCAGAACCGTATAAACGCATTGCATCTGCATATTGCATACGCGGTACTTCTGGTAAATCGTAATTGCGTACTTCTTTAAATAAAGTACGGATCAATCCTTCAAAAGTATTTAATATGTCTTCCTGCTCAATGAACGACATTTCGCAGTCAATCTGCGTAAACTCCGGCTGACGATCGGCCCTTAAATCTTCATCCCTGAAACATTTTACAATCTGGAAATAGCGGTCAAATCCAGAAACCATCAACAATTGTTTAAAGGTTTGCGGAGATTGAGGCAAAGCATAAAACTCGCCTTCGTTCATTCGGCTAGGCACTACGAAATCCCTTGCACCTTCTGGTGTTGATTTAATTAATACAGGTGTTTCTACCTCGATAAAATCTAAAGCATCTAAATAACGACGAACCGATTGTGCCATTTTATGACGCAACACCAGGTTATTACGTACCGGGTTACGACGTAAATCAAGATAGCGGTATTTCATACGCAACTCATCACCACCATCTGTTTCATCATCGATCATAAACGGAGGTAACTTTGCAGCGTTTAAAATCTCTAAAGCAGAAACTTTAATCTCTACATCACCGGTTGACATTTTAGGATTTTTGTTGCTTCTTTCTACGACCGTACCAACCGTTTTGATTACAAACTCACGGCCCAAAGTACGCGCAGTTTCGCAAAGCCCTTTATTATCGTCCATGTTAAAAACCAACTGGGTAATACCATAACGATCGCGGATGTCGATAAAAGTCATACCGCCCAAATCTCTTGATTTTTGTACCCAACCACATAGCGTAACACTTTCGCCTAAGTTGTTTAGGTTTAATGCACCACAAGTTACTGTTCTTAACATATATAGTAATCTAAATTGAGCGGCAAAAATACCGATTTTGTTTTAAAGTTGGCACTATAGCTGAAGGTTTTTGAAGTAGGTATTTCAGCAATTATAAAAGTTTGCATTTTGAAAACTTTTGGTTACATTTGGATAATGAAAATTTTAGTGAAGAAAACTATTTTGTATTATGTTAAAGCTTACCCTTTAGCAGAAGTGCCATTATTAGTTTGGTTTCATGAATTTAGCAAGATACGATTCGATAATTTTAATCAGCTTAAAAATGTATATGGTAATGCAAGTATTGTAGCAAACAACCGGGTTATCTTTAACATTAAAGGCAACGATTTTAGATTGGTAGTGTCTGTAAATTTTATACAACAGGCTTGTTATGTGATCTGGTTTGGAACACACAAGGAATATGATAAAATCGATGTTGAAACAATTGCCTTTGATACTAGAATTTTAACGGATAATGATCTATAACGATGAACTGGAAAATATTAAAAAACGAAACCGATTATAATAAAGCATCAATGAGATTGATGGAAATTTTTCATGCCACACCGAACACACCTGAAAGTGATGAGCTAGAATTATTACTTGTTCTGATAAAAGATTTTGATGAAAAAAATTATCAACTACCAGAATTAGATGCCTTAGAAGTAATTAAATATAAAATGAAGGAAATGGGGATAAAAGCTAAAGATTTAGAACCCCTAATCGGAAGCAAGGGACATGTATCTGCCGTACTATCAGGAAAAAGAGATATCACTTTAAAGATGGCTCAAAAACTTAAAAACTATTTTAGCATTCCATCTGACGTATTTCTTCATTCTGCATAAATATTTTGCAGAAATAATAGCACATCATACAACTAGGCTTTTGATTTCAACCTGCTCAGCGTTTCCTGAGAAATATTCAGATAAGAGGCAACCATTTTGTTCGGCATACGCATCACCACGTTTGGGTTTTGAGCCAGCAGCTGGCGGTAACGTTCAGTGGCATCGAGCGTAATAAACGACATCAGCCTGTTGGTATTGGTTACGTAGGCATACTCTAGGTAATGCCGGTAAAGTTTCTCCCATTGGGGAATAATTTTAAGCAGGTAATAAAAGTCGGCCTGCGAAATGTAATACAGTTCGGTATCTTCTATCGCCTGCACAAATTCTTTTGAAGTTTCGTTGGTAATGAAACTGACCAAAGCAGTGGCAAACTGGTTTTCGAAAGCAAAATGCCTGGTGGCTTCGGTACCACCTTCAGTTAAGAAAAAAATCCGCAAACAGCCTTTGCCGACAAAATAAATCCGTTGGCTTGTTTCGCCCGGACTAATCAGGACTTCATTCTTCTTCACTTCCATTATTTTGAAAAAAGAGAATGCAGTCTCCATATCCGGATCGCTGATTGTGATTTTTTCTCTTATATAATCTGAAAGCTGTTTGTGCATTTAAATTTAGGCTTAACCAAATATAATCATGTTTAGGTTTTCGAAGTGATTTTTTCGGCCAGCTTCCTTGCGTTGGGGATAATGATAAAGGCAGCAAAATAGGCTACCGGCAACATTACACTCCATGCTTTTAAAAATTTCAAAACCCAATCTTCGCCAAAACCATAATTGCGCATTAAACCTACAAAAGCCATAATTAAAGTCATGGGGATTACCACAAACAAGGTATTGATGTATCT
Proteins encoded:
- a CDS encoding Crp/Fnr family transcriptional regulator, with product MHKQLSDYIREKITISDPDMETAFSFFKIMEVKKNEVLISPGETSQRIYFVGKGCLRIFFLTEGGTEATRHFAFENQFATALVSFITNETSKEFVQAIEDTELYYISQADFYYLLKIIPQWEKLYRHYLEYAYVTNTNRLMSFITLDATERYRQLLAQNPNVVMRMPNKMVASYLNISQETLSRLKSKA
- a CDS encoding type II toxin-antitoxin system HigB family toxin; this encodes MKILVKKTILYYVKAYPLAEVPLLVWFHEFSKIRFDNFNQLKNVYGNASIVANNRVIFNIKGNDFRLVVSVNFIQQACYVIWFGTHKEYDKIDVETIAFDTRILTDNDL
- a CDS encoding DUF2798 domain-containing protein, which codes for MKKEHFRYINTLFVVIPMTLIMAFVGLMRNYGFGEDWVLKFLKAWSVMLPVAYFAAFIIIPNARKLAEKITSKT
- the aspS gene encoding aspartate--tRNA ligase, which codes for MLRTVTCGALNLNNLGESVTLCGWVQKSRDLGGMTFIDIRDRYGITQLVFNMDDNKGLCETARTLGREFVIKTVGTVVERSNKNPKMSTGDVEIKVSALEILNAAKLPPFMIDDETDGGDELRMKYRYLDLRRNPVRNNLVLRHKMAQSVRRYLDALDFIEVETPVLIKSTPEGARDFVVPSRMNEGEFYALPQSPQTFKQLLMVSGFDRYFQIVKCFRDEDLRADRQPEFTQIDCEMSFIEQEDILNTFEGLIRTLFKEVRNYDLPEVPRMQYADAMRLYGSDKPDTRFEMQFVELNDLVKGKGFPVFDNAELVVGINAKGAASYTRKQLDELTDFIKRPQIGATGLIYARHNDDGTIKSSVDKFFNEEDLKQWSEAFGTEKGDLLLILAGSTDKVRKQLNELRLEMGNRLGLRDKNTFSALWVLDFPLLEWDEETERYHAMHHPFTSPKPEDIALLDTDPKNVRANAYDMVINGTEVGGGSIRIHDRALQALMFKHLGFSAEEAQKQFGFLMDAFEFGAPPHGGIAFGFDRLTSIFAGLDSIRDVIAFPKNNSGRDVMIDSPSTIDEKQLKELKIKTDL
- a CDS encoding helix-turn-helix domain-containing protein; its protein translation is MNWKILKNETDYNKASMRLMEIFHATPNTPESDELELLLVLIKDFDEKNYQLPELDALEVIKYKMKEMGIKAKDLEPLIGSKGHVSAVLSGKRDITLKMAQKLKNYFSIPSDVFLHSA